From the Bacillota bacterium genome, one window contains:
- a CDS encoding type II toxin-antitoxin system HicB family antitoxin, with protein MVDDARSRFPVILVDGEDGYIIAECPVLPGCMSQGKTREEALENIKEAIILSLETRKAHNMPLRTEMIMRGAPGNRVVTWLRYLSTLHLASIASGKGLASELLFQCL; from the coding sequence ATGGTTGATGATGCAAGATCACGGTTTCCTGTCATTCTTGTGGATGGGGAGGATGGGTATATCATTGCAGAGTGCCCTGTACTGCCCGGGTGCATGAGTCAGGGAAAGACGCGGGAAGAGGCGCTTGAAAACATAAAGGAGGCCATTATTCTGAGTTTGGAAACCAGGAAGGCCCATAATATGCCGCTTCGAACTGAGATGATCATGCGTGGCGCGCCTGGCAACCGCGTGGTAACATGGCTGCGCTATCTTTCAACTCTGCATTTGGCATCTATAGCTTCAGGGAAGGGTCTTGCGTCTGAATTGCTGTTTCAATGTCTATAG